A part of Desulfotomaculum nigrificans DSM 574 genomic DNA contains:
- the nifE gene encoding nitrogenase iron-molybdenum cofactor biosynthesis protein NifE: protein MDVPEPVLWDTVLEERKASIITKGKQKKHLKCDIDSVAGCVSQRACVYCGARVVLNPVTDAIHLVHGPIGCASYTWDIRGSLSSGSELYRNSFSTDLKEQDVIFGGENKLARAIDELVAKYPAKVVFVYATCIVGVIGDDLEAVCKAAAKKHNIEVIPVQSSGFAGNKAAGYRAACDALLRLIQPGELSSAPRVNTINYLGDFNLAGEFWIIKNYLKQVGIEVNVAFTGDSNYKALKNATRASLNVIQCAGSMIYLAQRMKELYQIPYLNISFLGLEDTATSLRKIAAHFGDESIMARVEELIERETAKVKPVLDWYRQRLQGKKAAIYVGGGFKAISLIKQFREIGIDVVMIGTQTGRKEEYQTINDLVDEGTVILDDANPSELEKFMLEKGAHLLVGGVKERPLAYKLGIAFIDHNHDRKHPLSGFVGAVNLAKEVYSTLCSPVWQYV, encoded by the coding sequence ATGGATGTGCCTGAGCCCGTATTATGGGACACTGTGCTTGAGGAAAGAAAAGCTTCCATTATCACCAAGGGAAAGCAAAAAAAACATTTAAAATGTGATATCGACAGTGTGGCAGGCTGTGTGAGCCAGCGGGCTTGTGTATATTGCGGGGCCAGGGTTGTATTAAACCCGGTTACCGATGCCATCCATCTGGTTCACGGTCCTATTGGTTGTGCCAGTTATACATGGGATATCCGAGGTAGCCTGAGTAGTGGATCGGAGTTATACCGCAACAGTTTTTCCACCGACTTGAAAGAACAGGACGTAATTTTCGGCGGAGAAAATAAACTGGCCCGGGCCATAGATGAACTGGTGGCAAAATACCCTGCCAAAGTGGTGTTTGTTTATGCCACTTGTATTGTGGGGGTAATTGGAGACGATCTGGAGGCCGTTTGCAAGGCCGCAGCAAAAAAACATAACATTGAGGTGATCCCCGTTCAATCCAGCGGCTTTGCCGGAAACAAAGCCGCTGGTTACCGGGCTGCCTGCGACGCCCTGCTTCGATTGATTCAACCAGGCGAATTATCTAGCGCTCCCCGGGTCAATACCATCAATTACCTGGGGGATTTTAACCTGGCCGGTGAGTTCTGGATCATTAAAAACTACCTGAAGCAGGTCGGTATTGAAGTGAATGTTGCCTTTACCGGGGATTCCAATTACAAGGCATTGAAAAATGCTACCAGGGCATCCCTCAATGTGATCCAGTGCGCAGGTTCCATGATTTACCTGGCCCAACGAATGAAAGAACTGTACCAAATCCCTTACCTCAACATCTCATTTTTGGGTTTAGAGGATACTGCGACATCCTTGAGAAAAATAGCAGCCCACTTTGGGGATGAGAGTATCATGGCCCGGGTGGAGGAGCTGATTGAAAGGGAAACGGCTAAAGTAAAGCCGGTCCTGGACTGGTACCGCCAAAGACTGCAGGGAAAAAAAGCGGCCATTTACGTGGGGGGAGGGTTCAAGGCCATCTCTCTCATAAAACAGTTTCGGGAAATCGGCATTGATGTGGTAATGATCGGCACCCAGACCGGGCGCAAGGAAGAATATCAAACTATCAACGATTTAGTGGATGAGGGGACTGTTATTCTGGATGACGCCAACCCTTCGGAGTTGGAGAAATTTATGTTGGAAAAGGGAGCCCACCTGCTGGTGGGAGGCGTTAAAGAAAGACCTCTGGCCTACAAGCTGGGTATCGCCTTCATTGATCACAATCACGACCGGAAGCATCCTTTGAGCGGTTTTGTGGGAGCGGTTAATTTGGCCAAAGAGGTCTATAGCACCCTTTGCTCACCGGTCTGGCAATACGTGTAA